Proteins encoded by one window of Acetivibrio thermocellus ATCC 27405:
- a CDS encoding TIGR03936 family radical SAM-associated protein — protein MLSSIRVKFVRGEEVKYISHLDLMKMFERAVRRSNIPIAYSQGFNPHPHIVFGLPLSVGVTSDSEYADFELEKDMKPEEFAQRLNQNLPEGVKIVEAKKNNTNSNIMAQVAGALYEVLVLADGKVEIEDLKSKLSKFLENKEIFTEKESKGKIKSVDIRPMIYNVAVTTVKNTEAGVLESTKTDFTEDGCKNLWILKYVEKLKAEDDLFKQTDESAVFCFTMLLAAGSMANLKPEFVIAAFGRYSGINFEILKIHRSGLFTKNKDNLTDPLGGRVLLSV, from the coding sequence GTGTTGAGTAGTATCAGAGTGAAATTCGTTCGGGGGGAAGAAGTCAAATACATTTCCCATTTGGATTTGATGAAGATGTTTGAAAGAGCGGTAAGGCGTTCAAATATTCCCATAGCGTATTCCCAGGGATTTAATCCTCACCCTCATATAGTGTTTGGGCTTCCGCTTTCGGTGGGAGTGACCAGCGACTCCGAGTATGCTGATTTTGAGCTTGAAAAGGATATGAAGCCCGAAGAGTTTGCACAAAGACTTAACCAGAATCTTCCTGAAGGCGTAAAAATTGTTGAGGCAAAAAAGAACAATACAAATTCCAATATCATGGCTCAAGTGGCGGGAGCATTATATGAAGTATTGGTTTTGGCGGACGGAAAAGTTGAAATAGAGGATTTGAAAAGCAAACTTTCGAAGTTTCTCGAGAATAAGGAAATATTTACAGAAAAAGAATCTAAAGGAAAAATAAAGTCCGTAGACATACGTCCCATGATATATAATGTTGCTGTAACTACTGTCAAGAATACGGAAGCTGGAGTTTTGGAGAGTACCAAAACTGATTTTACCGAAGACGGATGTAAAAATTTGTGGATTTTAAAATATGTTGAAAAACTTAAGGCTGAAGACGATTTGTTTAAACAAACGGACGAATCGGCTGTTTTCTGTTTTACAATGCTGCTTGCCGCAGGAAGTATGGCAAATTTGAAACCGGAGTTTGTAATTGCGGCTTTTGGCAGATATTCAGGCATTAATTTTGAGATATTAAAAATTCATCGTTCCGGTCTTTTTACGAAAAACAAAGACAACCTGACTGATCCTTTGGGGGGTCGTGTATTATTATCTGTATGA